From Pseudomonadota bacterium, one genomic window encodes:
- a CDS encoding response regulator, producing MIEGTNILIVDDNNDITCILSDFFLLNDCNVYTAPTGKKAIELIGKENIDVAILDVKLPDINGIELLDTIKIENQTVAVIMMSGYNDHNAIIEAMKKGASDFLLKPFELDKLILVMLRTLRERSLLIENEHIYKSLEDKKKIELLNRELQGKIKELTMTYNISNRFNSLNIYDDIYEKMLDIIFDVLDVRLCRFYFFDSCSKEPILYKEKRGSNGVAVDSKTFLSEEFLQHLHTPKKCLIRDNQLFLPIMIKDEYIGFVMVERKRNGSEINNYYHDSDVFFLKLIGEKASTQIENRILYESLFENVFQTLTSLIEAINKRDSYTESHCKRVTDTSLLLAEKMGLAGYERDVIRFVGPVHDLGKIGIPDSILLKPGVLTEEEYQIMKSHSIFGEEILSRFVILARESKVIRSHHERYDGKGYPDALSKEDIPVSSRVIAVCDTFDAMTTNRPYRNAMKRQDALNEIKRCANSQFDPSIVECFITMMENDTDDRD from the coding sequence ATGATCGAAGGGACAAACATCCTGATTGTTGATGATAATAACGATATAACATGCATCCTCTCCGACTTTTTTTTATTAAATGATTGCAACGTCTACACAGCCCCAACAGGTAAAAAAGCGATAGAACTTATCGGCAAAGAAAATATTGACGTAGCGATACTCGATGTGAAACTGCCTGATATAAACGGCATTGAGCTTCTCGATACAATAAAAATAGAGAACCAGACTGTTGCAGTAATAATGATGTCCGGCTATAACGACCATAATGCTATCATAGAAGCCATGAAAAAAGGGGCATCTGATTTTTTGCTGAAACCATTTGAGCTCGATAAGTTGATCCTTGTTATGCTGAGGACATTACGGGAAAGGTCTTTGTTGATTGAAAATGAACATATCTACAAAAGCTTAGAGGACAAAAAAAAGATTGAACTCCTGAACAGAGAACTACAGGGAAAGATCAAGGAACTGACGATGACGTATAACATATCGAACCGGTTCAACTCACTCAATATCTACGATGATATATACGAAAAGATGCTTGATATTATTTTCGATGTACTGGATGTAAGGCTTTGCAGATTCTATTTTTTTGATAGCTGCAGCAAGGAACCTATTCTCTACAAAGAAAAAAGGGGGAGCAATGGTGTTGCAGTTGACAGTAAAACATTCCTTTCGGAAGAATTTCTCCAACATTTGCATACCCCAAAAAAATGCCTGATCAGAGACAATCAGTTGTTTCTACCTATCATGATCAAGGACGAATACATAGGTTTTGTAATGGTTGAGAGAAAAAGAAATGGATCAGAAATAAACAACTACTACCACGACAGCGACGTATTTTTCCTGAAACTCATAGGAGAGAAGGCATCCACACAGATTGAAAATAGAATTTTATATGAGAGCCTTTTTGAAAATGTCTTTCAGACCCTTACATCTCTTATAGAGGCAATTAACAAAAGGGATTCATACACGGAAAGCCATTGCAAAAGGGTTACTGATACGAGTCTGCTTTTAGCAGAAAAAATGGGGCTGGCTGGCTATGAAAGGGATGTCATTAGATTTGTGGGACCTGTCCATGACCTCGGCAAGATAGGCATACCTGACTCGATACTGCTTAAACCGGGGGTGCTTACAGAAGAAGAATATCAAATAATGAAAAGTCACTCCATTTTTGGTGAAGAGATTCTTAGCAGGTTCGTAATCCTCGCCAGGGAATCAAAAGTAATAAGAAGTCATCACGAAAGATATGACGGCAAGGGCTATCCGGACGCGTTATCCAAAGAAGACATACCCGTCAGCTCACGAGTCATTGCCGTATGTGATACCTTCGATGCCATGACCACAAATAGGCCATACAGGAATGCGATGAAAAGGCAGGATGCTTTAAATGAAATCAAAAGATGCGCAAACAGTCAGTTCGATCCTTCGATAGTCGAATGCTTTATTACGATGATGGAGAATGACACAGATGACAGAGACTGA
- a CDS encoding response regulator, with translation MLFRLLIVDDNAEIREIVQEYLSDNDCLVEGVSNGREALEKYNTNPYDIIVTDLKMPELSGIELIKLIKQKTDITEFIIITGYASVDTAIEAVKIGAFDYIVKPFRMEELKVAIKNAKEKIILKRANEELLGKLKMFYSEIERYKQNDKDIPELKNVEQGYDTEKLVDKIKFLEKLTKKRLMIDENAKD, from the coding sequence ATGTTATTTCGACTACTTATAGTGGATGACAATGCAGAGATCAGAGAAATTGTTCAGGAATATCTTAGTGATAACGATTGTCTGGTCGAAGGGGTAAGCAATGGGAGAGAGGCATTAGAAAAATACAACACAAACCCCTATGACATTATCGTTACAGATTTAAAAATGCCGGAACTATCCGGTATAGAACTGATAAAACTCATTAAACAAAAGACTGATATAACGGAATTCATTATTATCACAGGATATGCATCTGTTGATACCGCAATAGAAGCAGTAAAAATCGGCGCCTTTGATTACATCGTTAAGCCTTTCAGAATGGAAGAACTAAAGGTTGCGATAAAAAACGCCAAAGAGAAGATTATCCTCAAAAGAGCTAACGAAGAGCTACTGGGAAAATTGAAAATGTTTTATTCTGAAATAGAAAGATACAAGCAAAACGATAAGGATATCCCGGAGCTGAAAAATGTAGAGCAGGGTTATGATACTGAAAAACTTGTCGATAAAATAAAGTTTCTGGAAAAGCTGACGAAAAAACGTTTGATGATTGATGAAAACGCTAAGGATTAA